The genomic segment GACGTCCGCGTCGTAGGAGTCGACGGCGTGGAGGGCGATACTCAGCGTTCCCTGCTGGTCCCACCGAGCGGTGTTGATAGCGAGGTCGTAGATAGAGAGGTCGTCGAACTCGATGTCGTAGTACTCGGCGTAGCGCTGGGCTTCGCTCTCGCTGCGCTCCTCGGTCTCGGTCCGGGCCTGCTCGAAGGGTTTGTTCTCCCGCTGGGCGATTCGGTCGGCGCGAACCGCGAGCGGCGCGGTGAGCCAGAGCTTGATGTCGGCGTACTCGCCGGCCATCCAGCCCGCCAGCCGCGACTCCAGGACGAGGTCGTCCCGTTCGGCGGCGATGTCGCGCAGCCGTCGGTCGAGGTCGCGGTCTATCTGGGCGTCGTCCTCGGCGGCCTTGTTCAGCTCCAGCGGCGTCATCCCCCGCTCCTCGGCCAGGGAGCGGAAGATGTCACCGCCGGAGACGTGCTCGTAGTCCAGCGCGTCGGCCAGACTCCGGGCGAGTGTGCTCTTCCCGCTGCCCGCGGGACCGGAGACGGTAATCAACATGGTGGTTCTCCGAGGCTACCGATAAAAGGAGTTGTGTCTTGCTGTCGCTGGAGCAGCTGGCGTGTTGGTTTCGCGAGCGTCGGTTCAGGACAGCCAGAAAGTCCCGGGACTGTCGACTCGGGGCCTCGCTGCGCTCCTCGCTCGTCTCACTCGCTGTGGTGCTTGCTTCGTCCGCAGTAGTCGAGCGACTGGGGGCTTTCTGGCTGTTTTCGCGTACGGTGAAGCAGTTAGAACGGAAAGGTAGGTGTCCGCCGTCTCAGCTAGCGGTGGGCGTGGTCTGGACGTTGAGCGCCTTCCGGATGACCTGCGTAAAGGAGAGCGAACACAGGAAGTACCAGACGATCCACGCCTGCATCGGGCCGACGAGCCCCTGGCGCCAGGTCTCGACGTCGCCGAAGAGAGGCAGCGTGATGACCGGCGAGCCGATGCTCAGCCCGGGGCCGAACACCATCCAGTATATCCAGAGGAAGACGGGGATGTTGATGAGCATGATCCACACCATCGGGCGGAACTGCTGTTTGAACATGCCCAGCTGGTCGGTCATGAGCTCCATCTGCTCCTCTTCGATGCGTTCGAGGGCCTCCTCGTCGTCGCGCTCCTTGGCCTCCTTGCGGCGCTCCTTTATCGCCTCCATCTTCGCCTGGTGGTCGCCCATCCCCGACATGTCCATCATGTTGTCCTGGAGAATCGAGGAGGTCGCCCCGGTGAAGACGGCCAGAACGAGGATGAGGACGTAGAAGGGGAGAATCTCCGCCAGCGGGCCGAGCGCGATGTCGATGGTCCCGCCGATAGCGTCCCGGATGGAGTTGATGGAGTAGCCGGCAAACAGGCCGACCGTCCCGAGGGCGGCCAGTTTGTCCCACTGGCTCCACCCCTCGTCGTCGTCCTCTTCGGGCGCGGCGTCGGTGTCTTCGAGCGCCTCGCGCACGGCCTCGGGGTCCTCCACGACGAACCCGTCGCCGTCGGCGTCGACGAGGAGGCCGGACTCGATGAGTCGGCCCCACTCGCCGCTGGTGATATCGTCACTCACGTCGCTCCACGTGACGGTCCCTTTCTCCTCGGCGACGTCGAGGACCTCGCCGAGCGCGTCGGTCATCGCTTCGCCGTCGTCGGCGAGTCGCTCTACCTTCGGCGCGGTTCGTGCCATTGTGCGTGGAAAAGCGGCGGCGACGTATGAACTTTATTCTGTGCGCTCGTCGACCGCCGACCGGATATCGCTCCAGACCTCGTCGGGCGTCTGCTCGCCGTCGATGGCGACGAAGCCGTCGTGGTCCTCGTAGTGGTCGATGACGGGTGCGGTGTTCTCGTCGAAGACGTCGAGTCGGTTGCGGACCGACTCCTCGTTGTCGTCCTCGCGCTGGATGAGCTCGCCGCCACACTGGTCACACACGCCCTCGGTCTCGGGCGGGTTGAACTCGACGTGGTAGTTCGTGCCACAGTCGTCACAGACCCGGCGGCCGGTGAGCCGGTCGACGAGTTCGTCCCGTGAGACGTCGAGCGAGAGGATGACATCGAGGTCGGTCATCCCTTCGAGCTCCTCGGCCTGGTCGAGGTTTCGTGGGTAACCGTCCAGCACGAAGCCGTCGGCGGAGTTCAGCGCCTCGTCGACGATGGCGTTGACGACGGCGTCGGGCACGAGGTCGCCCGCTTCCATGTACTCACGCGGGGTGTCGTACTCGGTGTCCATCTCGCTGATGTCCATGTCCTTGTTCGCCCGGAGCGCGTCGCCGGTCGTGATGTGGGAGACGTCGTACTCGTCGGCGATGTTCGCGCTCTGTGTCCCTTTGCCCGCTCCCGGCGGACCGAGAATCAGGAGTCGTGGGTTCGACATGTTCCCGAGTTCCGCCGGCGAGGTTAAAGGGTTGTCCAAATTCCGCCGGACACGGCAGCGACTCTCACCCCTACCCCAACCGGTAAAACCGCGCCGACCCTGTGCTCGCTATGCTCGAACCCGGCGACCCGGCCCCCGAAATCAGCGCACAGAACCAGTACGGTGAGACGGTCACGCCCGACTTCGCCGAGCCCACGGTCGTCTACTTCTACCCCGAGGACTTCACCGAGGGCTGTACCATCGAGGCACGTGACTTCCAGGAGACGATGCCGAAGTTCCGCGAGGGCGGCATCGCCGTCTACGGCGTCTCGATGGACTCCGTCGAGTCACACGACGAGTTCGCCGAGGAGATGGACGTGCTGTACGACCTGCTGGCCGACCCCGACGGCGAGGTCGGCGAGGCGTTCGGGCTGGACACGAGCAGCGGGCGAGTAGATAGGTACACCTTCGTCTTGGCCGACGGCGAGGTCAAGCGGGTGTACGACCCCGACAGATACGACCCCGAGGGCCACGCCGAAGAGGTGCTGCTAGAGACGCGCAACGAGTTCGTGCAGGGCGGCTGAGCCCGGGTTACGCCGGCGGCCCGTCCCACTCCTCGCCGTTGTCCCGCGGCTCGTAGCCGACGGTCTCGCGGGCGTCGTCGAGGTCGTCCAGCCACCGCCGGTCGTTGGCGCTGACGCCGTAGAAGTGGTCCCACTCGACCGTGTCGTCGTCGAGACAGCGGGCGACGAGCTGCGCGCAGTCCCGGCGTGACTGCCACAGCCCCTTCATGCGAGCCGCCATCTCCTCGTAGGCGTCGCTGCCGCGCTCCCAGCGCCCGGCTTCGACGCCCGCCTCCGCGTCGCCGTAAGGGTGGTCGTACTCGGGCCGGCGGACCGAGCCGATTCGCAGCGCGTAGAAGCGGATATCGTGGGCCTCGGCGGCCAGCCGCCCCAGGTCCTCGCCGTAG from the Halomicroarcula saliterrae genome contains:
- the cmk gene encoding (d)CMP kinase: MLITVSGPAGSGKSTLARSLADALDYEHVSGGDIFRSLAEERGMTPLELNKAAEDDAQIDRDLDRRLRDIAAERDDLVLESRLAGWMAGEYADIKLWLTAPLAVRADRIAQRENKPFEQARTETEERSESEAQRYAEYYDIEFDDLSIYDLAINTARWDQQGTLSIALHAVDSYDADVDEGKTPIEGIRYEF
- a CDS encoding DUF106 domain-containing protein codes for the protein MARTAPKVERLADDGEAMTDALGEVLDVAEEKGTVTWSDVSDDITSGEWGRLIESGLLVDADGDGFVVEDPEAVREALEDTDAAPEEDDDEGWSQWDKLAALGTVGLFAGYSINSIRDAIGGTIDIALGPLAEILPFYVLILVLAVFTGATSSILQDNMMDMSGMGDHQAKMEAIKERRKEAKERDDEEALERIEEEQMELMTDQLGMFKQQFRPMVWIMLINIPVFLWIYWMVFGPGLSIGSPVITLPLFGDVETWRQGLVGPMQAWIVWYFLCSLSFTQVIRKALNVQTTPTAS
- a CDS encoding adenylate kinase, which encodes MSNPRLLILGPPGAGKGTQSANIADEYDVSHITTGDALRANKDMDISEMDTEYDTPREYMEAGDLVPDAVVNAIVDEALNSADGFVLDGYPRNLDQAEELEGMTDLDVILSLDVSRDELVDRLTGRRVCDDCGTNYHVEFNPPETEGVCDQCGGELIQREDDNEESVRNRLDVFDENTAPVIDHYEDHDGFVAIDGEQTPDEVWSDIRSAVDERTE
- a CDS encoding peroxiredoxin, encoding MLEPGDPAPEISAQNQYGETVTPDFAEPTVVYFYPEDFTEGCTIEARDFQETMPKFREGGIAVYGVSMDSVESHDEFAEEMDVLYDLLADPDGEVGEAFGLDTSSGRVDRYTFVLADGEVKRVYDPDRYDPEGHAEEVLLETRNEFVQGG